A region from the Geobacillus vulcani PSS1 genome encodes:
- a CDS encoding bifunctional metallophosphatase/5'-nucleotidase yields MKQIVYLYHTNDVHSHFEHWPQIARFLSERRREHRARNEAMLLFDVGDFLDRVHPITEATRGKANVDLLNDLGYDAVTIGNNEGITLDYSELDSLYERARFPVVVANLFRRDGARPPWALPYAVIPATETFRIGVVGATAPFRHFYESLGWTVASPFETLRAAVAEVKPQADCVVVLSHLGVHDDEKMAAEIPGINVILGAHTHHLFPEGKQVNGALLCAAGKYGQYVGVVKLEVEDGRLARTSAAVVDVAALPRSEEVERRLRRLEQESLAQLEAERVAELEEDLPINWFAPSPLAHVLASALREWCQADIGMVNAGVLLEPLSKGPVTKKDLHRICPHPLNPCKVKLRGAELKEIMIEANTERMKHLQFKGFGFRGEVMGEMVYDGVDIETELEEDGQWHIRGIRINGEPLDPERTYEVATTDMFAIGHFYPQIRRAAEKTYYMPEFLRDLLAWKLAR; encoded by the coding sequence TTGAAGCAAATCGTCTATCTTTATCACACCAACGACGTCCACAGCCATTTTGAACATTGGCCGCAAATCGCCCGCTTTTTGTCGGAACGCAGAAGGGAGCATCGCGCGCGCAACGAGGCGATGCTTTTGTTTGATGTCGGCGATTTTCTCGACCGCGTGCACCCGATTACCGAAGCGACGCGGGGGAAGGCGAATGTGGACCTGTTGAACGATCTTGGCTATGATGCGGTGACGATCGGCAACAACGAAGGGATCACCTTGGATTACAGCGAACTCGATTCGCTCTACGAGCGGGCGCGGTTTCCGGTTGTCGTCGCCAATTTGTTTCGCCGCGACGGCGCGCGGCCGCCGTGGGCGTTGCCGTATGCCGTCATCCCGGCGACAGAGACGTTTCGCATCGGGGTCGTCGGCGCGACCGCTCCGTTTCGGCATTTTTACGAGTCGCTCGGCTGGACCGTTGCTTCGCCGTTTGAGACGCTGCGGGCGGCGGTGGCGGAGGTGAAGCCGCAGGCGGACTGCGTCGTTGTCTTGTCCCATCTCGGCGTGCATGATGATGAAAAAATGGCCGCTGAGATTCCGGGCATCAATGTCATTTTAGGCGCCCACACCCATCATCTGTTTCCGGAAGGGAAACAAGTCAACGGGGCGCTCCTTTGCGCGGCTGGAAAATATGGACAGTACGTCGGCGTCGTCAAGCTCGAGGTTGAAGATGGGCGCTTGGCGCGGACGTCGGCGGCGGTCGTCGATGTCGCGGCGCTGCCGCGCTCGGAAGAGGTGGAGCGCCGTCTTCGACGCCTCGAGCAGGAAAGCTTGGCGCAGCTTGAGGCGGAACGGGTCGCCGAACTCGAAGAGGATTTGCCGATCAACTGGTTTGCTCCGTCGCCGCTCGCGCATGTGCTTGCTTCCGCCTTGCGGGAATGGTGCCAGGCGGACATCGGCATGGTCAACGCCGGCGTGCTGCTTGAGCCGCTGTCGAAAGGGCCGGTGACAAAAAAAGATTTGCACCGCATTTGCCCGCATCCGCTTAACCCGTGCAAAGTGAAGCTGCGCGGGGCGGAGCTCAAAGAAATTATGATCGAGGCGAATACGGAGCGGATGAAGCATTTGCAGTTTAAAGGGTTCGGCTTTCGCGGCGAAGTGATGGGGGAAATGGTGTACGACGGCGTGGACATCGAGACCGAACTCGAGGAGGACGGCCAATGGCATATCCGCGGCATTAGGATCAACGGTGAACCGCTTGATCCGGAGCGTACGTATGAGGTGGCGACGACCGATATGTTTGCGATCGGCCATTTTTATCCGCAAATTCGGCGGGCGGCGGAGAAAACGTATTACATGCCGGAGTTTTTGCGCGATCTTCTTGCCTGGAAATTGGCCCGGTAG
- a CDS encoding YunC family protein, translated as MVEVKPIIIDGHPFIAVSVQLPKTNLLAVASEKGYIMCGALDVALLNEKLRDRGIIAGRAVGVRTIEQLLEAPLESVTVAALELGIEQGMKGKDALLKMR; from the coding sequence ATGGTGGAAGTCAAGCCGATCATCATTGATGGGCATCCGTTTATTGCGGTGTCCGTCCAGCTGCCGAAAACGAATTTGTTGGCGGTGGCGAGTGAAAAAGGGTACATTATGTGCGGGGCGCTCGATGTGGCGCTGTTGAATGAAAAATTGCGTGACCGCGGCATTATCGCCGGGCGGGCGGTCGGGGTGCGCACGATTGAACAGTTGCTCGAGGCGCCGCTGGAATCGGTGACAGTCGCCGCTTTGGAGCTCGGCATTGAACAGGGAATGAAAGGAAAAGACGCGCTGTTGAAAATGCGGTGA
- a CDS encoding sulfite exporter TauE/SafE family protein codes for MSYALLALIGFMAGTVGSLAGLGGGVIIVPALLFFGALGWLSAVTPQVAVGTSLVVIIFNGLSSTLSYMKDQMVDYRSGLLFSLGSVPGAVVGAWVNNTLSVAHFSLYFGLFLIAMSLFLSLSQKKTKRSAAETAAAKEHGAKRTAVEQAQPASWWRRKVVRTYTDRNGDVSVYRYQPLAAVAIAFVVGFFGGLFGIGGGSLMVPAMIVLFRFPPHVAVATSMLMIFLSSLVGSLTHVTMGNVKWTFVLTLIPGVWIGAKTGAWINKRIPSRTLVVVLRVVLVLLGVRLVWESLA; via the coding sequence ATGTCTTATGCGTTGCTTGCATTGATTGGCTTTATGGCCGGAACGGTCGGCAGTTTGGCCGGCCTTGGCGGCGGGGTGATCATCGTGCCGGCGCTTTTGTTTTTCGGCGCGCTCGGCTGGCTGTCGGCGGTGACGCCGCAAGTCGCGGTCGGCACGTCGTTGGTCGTCATTATTTTCAACGGGCTATCGTCCACGTTGTCGTACATGAAAGACCAAATGGTCGATTATCGAAGCGGGCTGCTGTTTAGTCTCGGCAGCGTCCCGGGGGCGGTCGTCGGCGCCTGGGTGAACAATACGCTGAGCGTGGCGCATTTTTCGTTGTACTTTGGGCTGTTTTTAATCGCCATGTCGCTCTTTTTGTCGCTGAGCCAAAAGAAAACAAAACGCTCGGCGGCAGAGACGGCGGCGGCGAAAGAACATGGGGCCAAACGAACAGCGGTGGAACAGGCGCAGCCGGCGTCATGGTGGCGGCGGAAAGTCGTCCGCACGTACACCGACCGGAACGGGGACGTTTCTGTTTACCGCTACCAACCGCTGGCGGCGGTTGCCATCGCCTTTGTCGTCGGCTTTTTCGGCGGGCTGTTTGGCATTGGCGGCGGCTCGTTGATGGTTCCAGCGATGATCGTGCTCTTTCGTTTTCCGCCCCATGTGGCGGTCGCCACATCGATGTTGATGATTTTTTTGTCTTCACTCGTCGGTTCGCTGACGCATGTGACGATGGGCAATGTGAAATGGACGTTTGTCCTCACCCTCATCCCCGGCGTGTGGATCGGCGCGAAGACGGGGGCATGGATCAACAAGCGGATCCCGAGCCGAACGCTTGTCGTCGTGCTTCGGGTCGTGCTCGTGCTGCTTGGGGTTCGGCTTGTATGGGAAAGTCTGGCGTAG
- the yunB gene encoding sporulation protein YunB, protein MLRPRFVRRGPLPFRYVFLLTFVFFMFSTAVSLWIVNKGIKPVLMEIAETETKRIANLVINNAIEQQFQKDNPEFRQLVTVQKDESGKIVSVDFDTAVINRILSETDDHVMESLKAATEGRIERMVLPEVESGTGNSRGIIYYIPLGQITDNVLLANLGPRIPVQFQIVGNVNSEVTKEIRAYDINSFFIEIDIHVSVDIQVVIPFASKISNVTTDIPVVMRFIPGEVPQFYNKNGGQVGPSIQLPKR, encoded by the coding sequence TTGTTGCGCCCCCGATTCGTGCGGAGAGGGCCGCTCCCGTTCCGCTATGTGTTTTTATTGACGTTCGTTTTTTTTATGTTCTCGACGGCGGTAAGCCTTTGGATTGTCAATAAGGGCATCAAGCCGGTGCTCATGGAAATTGCCGAAACAGAAACAAAGCGGATTGCCAACTTGGTGATCAATAACGCCATTGAGCAGCAGTTTCAAAAAGACAACCCTGAATTTCGACAGCTGGTCACGGTTCAGAAGGACGAAAGCGGCAAAATTGTGTCAGTTGATTTTGACACCGCGGTGATCAACCGCATCTTATCGGAGACGGATGATCATGTGATGGAAAGCTTAAAGGCGGCGACAGAAGGACGGATTGAACGGATGGTTCTTCCCGAAGTCGAATCCGGAACGGGAAACAGCCGCGGCATCATTTATTACATTCCGCTTGGACAAATCACGGATAATGTACTCTTGGCCAACCTCGGCCCGCGCATTCCGGTGCAGTTTCAGATCGTCGGCAACGTCAACTCGGAAGTCACGAAAGAAATTCGAGCCTATGATATTAACAGTTTTTTTATTGAAATTGACATTCATGTATCAGTCGACATCCAAGTCGTCATTCCTTTTGCCTCGAAAATTTCCAATGTAACAACGGATATTCCCGTTGTGATGCGCTTTATTCCGGGAGAAGTGCCGCAATTTTACAACAAAAACGGCGGTCAAGTCGGCCCGTCCATCCAGCTTCCGAAGAGGTAG
- a CDS encoding DUF72 domain-containing protein yields MIYIGLTGWGDHDSLYPPGLAAKDKLPEYAAHFPTVEVDSYFYAIQPRANVEKWIRETPPSFQFIVKAYQGMTGHERGPIPYENKEEMVVAFLESIAPFQEAGKLAMVLFQFPPWFDCRREHVAYLRWVKARMGEVPAALEFRHQSWFSPRFREKTLRFMEEEGWIHSICDEPQAGEGSVPTVLHPTNREKTLIRLHGRNVHGWNKATAGENWRAVRYLYRYNERELREWADRIRALEAKTDNIYVLFNNNSGGDAADNAKQLIDLLGIEYAGLAPRQLDLF; encoded by the coding sequence ATGATTTACATCGGACTGACCGGCTGGGGCGATCATGACAGCCTCTATCCGCCCGGTTTGGCGGCGAAAGATAAATTGCCGGAATATGCGGCGCATTTTCCGACGGTGGAGGTCGATTCGTATTTTTACGCCATTCAGCCGCGTGCGAACGTGGAAAAATGGATTCGCGAGACGCCGCCGTCGTTTCAGTTTATCGTGAAGGCCTATCAAGGGATGACCGGACATGAGCGCGGCCCGATTCCATATGAAAACAAGGAAGAGATGGTTGTCGCGTTTTTGGAATCGATCGCGCCGTTTCAAGAAGCGGGAAAATTGGCGATGGTGCTGTTTCAGTTTCCGCCGTGGTTTGACTGCCGGCGCGAGCATGTCGCGTACTTGCGCTGGGTGAAGGCGCGGATGGGGGAAGTGCCGGCGGCGCTTGAATTTCGGCACCAATCATGGTTTTCGCCGCGCTTTCGCGAAAAGACGCTTCGCTTTATGGAAGAGGAAGGGTGGATTCACAGCATTTGCGACGAGCCGCAGGCGGGGGAAGGGTCGGTGCCGACCGTTTTGCATCCGACTAATCGCGAAAAGACGCTGATCCGCCTGCACGGCCGCAACGTGCACGGCTGGAACAAGGCGACGGCCGGCGAGAACTGGCGGGCCGTCCGTTATTTATACCGCTACAATGAGCGCGAGCTGCGCGAATGGGCAGATCGCATCCGGGCGCTCGAGGCGAAGACGGACAACATTTATGTGCTGTTTAACAACAACTCCGGCGGCGATGCCGCCGATAATGCGAAGCAGCTGATCGACCTGCTCGGTATTGAATATGCAGGCCTTGCGCCGCGGCAGCTCGATTTATTTTGA